One window of Microbacterium sp. Root61 genomic DNA carries:
- a CDS encoding cold-shock protein, with protein MTQGTVKWFNAEKGFGFITVADGQDVFVHYSNIEMSGFRVLEEGQAVEFTVGAGQKGPQAETVRLLA; from the coding sequence ATGACCCAGGGCACCGTGAAATGGTTCAACGCCGAGAAGGGCTTCGGCTTCATCACCGTCGCCGACGGCCAGGACGTCTTCGTCCACTACTCGAATATCGAGATGTCGGGATTCCGCGTCCTCGAGGAGGGCCAGGCGGTCGAGTTCACCGTCGGCGCCGGGCAGAAGGGTCCCCAGGCCGAAACGGTCCGCCTCCTCGCATGA
- a CDS encoding LytR C-terminal domain-containing protein, producing the protein MPKQSYPRDRFDDLPSDPGRVGAHRAENPHMRGGLVLLWAVIATIVLVALGIFGTLIATGKVTLFPTPAPSVTPLPVVTPVIDTTYSVLVLNATPEEGLAARVRDQVLTAGWAPDTVLASGAGSTDFATTTVYYALPQDEAAAAGLAEAIGGAEIEQNAIYQPADNPEARQLTIVVGLDRTANPPTPTPTP; encoded by the coding sequence ATGCCGAAACAGTCCTACCCGAGGGATCGCTTCGACGATCTCCCGTCGGATCCGGGCCGGGTCGGCGCGCATCGTGCCGAGAACCCGCACATGCGGGGAGGCCTCGTCCTCCTCTGGGCCGTGATCGCCACCATCGTGCTGGTCGCCCTGGGCATCTTCGGCACGCTGATCGCCACCGGCAAGGTCACACTCTTCCCGACGCCGGCTCCCAGTGTTACGCCGCTGCCGGTGGTCACACCCGTCATCGATACGACGTACAGCGTGCTCGTGCTCAACGCGACGCCGGAAGAGGGGCTCGCCGCGCGCGTGCGGGATCAGGTTCTCACCGCGGGCTGGGCGCCGGATACGGTCCTCGCCAGCGGTGCCGGCTCGACCGACTTCGCCACGACGACGGTCTACTACGCGCTCCCGCAGGATGAAGCGGCCGCGGCAGGTCTGGCCGAGGCCATCGGCGGCGCCGAGATCGAGCAGAACGCGATCTATCAGCCGGCGGACAACCCGGAAGCGCGTCAGCTGACGATCGTGGTCGGTCTGGACCGCACGGCGAATCCGCCGACCCCGACACCCACGCCGTGA
- a CDS encoding DUF3263 domain-containing protein, translating into MPLTDRERALLDFEAAWRRHAGAKEEAIRAELELSPARYYQLLGRLLETADALEYDPMLVKRLRRIRDAREQARLARASAAGE; encoded by the coding sequence GTGCCTCTGACCGACCGCGAACGCGCCCTCCTCGATTTCGAGGCTGCCTGGCGTCGGCACGCGGGCGCGAAGGAGGAGGCGATCCGTGCCGAGCTGGAGCTGTCTCCGGCGCGGTACTACCAACTGCTCGGGCGGCTCCTGGAGACCGCCGACGCGCTGGAGTACGACCCGATGCTGGTCAAGCGGCTGCGTCGGATCCGCGACGCGCGCGAGCAGGCGCGCCTCGCGAGGGCGTCGGCCGCGGGCGAGTAG
- a CDS encoding DUF2332 domain-containing protein: MTTDAATAVAERYGRFAREEAPGRSALYADWARGVAADADVSALLARIPETRRQPPLVFAVTRLLGAPEEPFAAWAAWLAAHADEVVAEASHRRLQTNEPQRSAALLPALSTIDGPIALLELGASAGLCLYPDRYSYRYRTPEGVVALDPTDGVSAVVLDCEVRGERRPPLRMPDIVWRAGIDLEPLDAADPTDARFLEALVWPGEIGRVERIRAALRIAASDPPLLVAGDASDPAVLFALAARVPVGATLVVTTPGVLPHIPRAGRERLLGALRDLDAVWVTIDPPALHEAWHPPVDPAAWGGFVLGRDAVPVAAVDPLGGFVEWRADPAARAG, from the coding sequence ATGACCACGGATGCCGCGACCGCCGTAGCGGAGCGCTACGGCCGTTTCGCGCGCGAGGAGGCGCCCGGCCGCTCCGCGCTGTACGCGGACTGGGCGCGCGGCGTGGCAGCGGATGCCGATGTCTCGGCCCTCCTGGCGCGGATCCCGGAGACCCGGCGGCAGCCGCCGCTCGTGTTCGCGGTGACGCGGCTGCTCGGAGCGCCCGAGGAGCCGTTCGCGGCCTGGGCGGCCTGGCTCGCGGCGCATGCCGACGAAGTCGTGGCCGAGGCATCCCATCGCCGCCTGCAGACGAACGAGCCGCAGCGCAGCGCTGCTCTGCTGCCCGCCCTCAGCACGATCGACGGGCCGATCGCACTGCTCGAGCTGGGCGCGAGCGCGGGGCTCTGCCTGTACCCCGACCGCTACTCGTACCGGTATCGGACGCCGGAGGGCGTCGTGGCGCTGGATCCGACCGACGGCGTCTCGGCGGTCGTGCTGGACTGCGAGGTGCGCGGAGAGAGGCGCCCACCGCTGCGGATGCCGGACATCGTGTGGCGCGCCGGCATCGATCTGGAGCCGCTCGATGCCGCCGATCCGACCGACGCGCGATTCCTGGAGGCGCTCGTGTGGCCCGGGGAGATCGGCCGCGTCGAGCGGATCCGCGCTGCACTCCGGATCGCCGCATCCGATCCGCCGCTGCTGGTGGCGGGGGATGCCTCGGATCCGGCCGTGCTCTTCGCCCTCGCCGCCCGGGTCCCGGTCGGGGCAACGCTGGTGGTGACGACGCCCGGCGTGCTGCCGCACATCCCGCGTGCGGGACGGGAACGCCTGCTCGGGGCGCTGCGCGACCTCGATGCTGTGTGGGTGACGATCGACCCGCCCGCGCTACATGAGGCCTGGCATCCGCCTGTCGACCCGGCCGCGTGGGGCGGGTTCGTGCTCGGCCGAGATGCCGTGCCTGTGGCGGCGGTCGATCCGCTCGGCGGCTTCGTGGAGTGGCGCGCGGATCCGGCGGCCCGCGCGGGTTAG
- the msrB gene encoding peptide-methionine (R)-S-oxide reductase MsrB — MPYEVTKSDAEWRSELNPEQYAVLREAATERPWTGELLDESRAGLYACAACGAELFQSGTKFDSHCGWPSFYESVRPDAVELIEDNAHGMVRTEVRCAQCGSHLGHVFPDGFGTPTGDRYCMNSVSLAFTPDSST; from the coding sequence ATGCCCTACGAAGTCACCAAGAGCGACGCCGAGTGGCGGTCCGAGCTGAACCCCGAGCAGTACGCCGTGCTGCGCGAGGCGGCGACCGAACGTCCGTGGACCGGTGAGCTGCTCGACGAATCGCGCGCGGGACTCTATGCCTGTGCCGCGTGCGGTGCGGAGCTGTTCCAGAGCGGCACGAAGTTCGACTCGCATTGCGGCTGGCCGAGTTTCTACGAGTCGGTACGTCCGGACGCGGTCGAGCTCATCGAGGACAACGCCCACGGGATGGTGCGCACCGAGGTGCGCTGCGCCCAGTGCGGCTCGCACCTGGGCCACGTGTTCCCGGACGGCTTCGGCACCCCGACCGGTGACCGCTACTGCATGAACTCGGTCAGCCTCGCCTTCACCCCGGACTCGAGCACATGA
- a CDS encoding nitroreductase family protein has translation MGPSALEAVRARRSWSKVTDVAPTHEELVTFVSAAGRVADHSSLAPWRLIELRGDDRERLGRAINKSNGDKGSSSKPLRAPLLIAVVASYRKSDKVPRWEQEAVASGIAHVLSLVLDEAGWGVIWRTGHYTRSKAVAKAHGLKKHEELLGWLYVGGKPTGRLGRRKPVDARHHLSRMPQD, from the coding sequence GTGGGCCCATCCGCCCTGGAGGCCGTCCGGGCACGGCGGTCGTGGTCGAAGGTGACGGATGTCGCTCCCACGCATGAGGAGCTCGTCACGTTCGTCTCGGCCGCAGGTCGGGTCGCCGACCACTCCTCGCTCGCCCCGTGGCGTCTCATCGAGCTGCGCGGCGACGACCGCGAGCGCCTCGGTCGCGCGATCAACAAATCCAACGGCGACAAGGGCTCGTCGTCCAAGCCACTGCGTGCGCCGCTGTTGATCGCGGTGGTGGCCAGCTACCGCAAGAGCGACAAGGTGCCGCGCTGGGAACAGGAGGCCGTCGCCTCCGGCATCGCACACGTCCTGAGCCTCGTCCTGGACGAAGCCGGATGGGGCGTCATCTGGCGCACCGGCCATTACACGCGGTCCAAGGCGGTCGCGAAGGCGCACGGGCTGAAGAAGCACGAGGAGCTGCTGGGCTGGCTCTACGTCGGCGGAAAGCCCACCGGACGCCTCGGCCGGCGCAAGCCCGTCGACGCGCGACACCACCTCAGCCGGATGCCGCAGGACTGA